One window from the genome of Cucumis melo cultivar AY chromosome 10, USDA_Cmelo_AY_1.0, whole genome shotgun sequence encodes:
- the LOC103499369 gene encoding NADH dehydrogenase [ubiquinone] 1 beta subcomplex subunit 3-B has protein sequence MANKPLGSTGEFFRRRDEWRKHPMLTNQFRHATPGLGIALVAFGIYLVGEQVYNRINSPSSSHHHHSDASSATH, from the coding sequence ATGGCGAATAAGCCTTTGGGATCGACGGGAGAGTTCTTCAGGAGGAGAGATGAATGGAGGAAGCATCCCATGCTTACCAATCAGTTCCGTCATGCCACCCCTGGCCTCGGCATCGCCCTCGTTGCTTTCGGCATCTACCTTGTCGGCGAGCAAGTTTACAACAGGATCAATTCTCCCTCGTCTTCTCACCACCACCATTCCGATGCATCCTCCGCCACCCATTAA